One Aerococcus urinaeequi DNA segment encodes these proteins:
- a CDS encoding HAD family hydrolase, translating into MTSKYIFLDVDGTLVSYENVLPESAVEAIHQAQANGHKVFTVTGRSKAEMYKEILDIGFDGYVGGNGNYIELADEVIYHKHLTGEETRKIVDWLLDRNLEFYLESNSGLYGSKNFRERGRQTVQSYVAYKGKDNAQDASVESIFPDMLFDQNLYRDDINKISFVLESYQDYLDAKEAFKDYQVGTWGGRGEHALFGDVALANITKETAIQDLLAHENVDPKDTFAFGDAKIDIPMFNICETGVAMGNGGGEIKAAADYITDAAEDNGLYNAFKHFGLI; encoded by the coding sequence ATGACAAGTAAGTATATTTTTCTAGATGTAGATGGGACTTTAGTTTCTTATGAAAACGTCCTTCCAGAATCCGCAGTCGAAGCTATCCATCAAGCCCAAGCTAATGGCCACAAGGTATTCACAGTGACTGGCCGGTCCAAAGCCGAAATGTACAAAGAAATCCTAGACATCGGCTTTGACGGCTATGTTGGCGGGAACGGTAACTACATCGAATTGGCGGATGAAGTAATCTACCACAAGCATTTAACAGGCGAAGAAACCCGCAAAATCGTCGACTGGTTACTAGACCGTAATTTAGAATTTTATTTGGAATCAAATTCTGGCTTATATGGGTCTAAAAACTTTAGAGAACGCGGCCGTCAAACTGTCCAATCTTATGTCGCTTACAAAGGAAAAGATAATGCACAAGACGCGTCAGTAGAATCTATCTTCCCAGACATGTTGTTTGATCAAAACTTATACAGAGATGATATCAACAAGATCTCCTTCGTCCTTGAATCTTACCAAGACTATTTAGATGCCAAAGAAGCTTTCAAAGACTACCAAGTCGGCACTTGGGGTGGACGCGGTGAGCATGCCCTATTTGGTGACGTGGCCCTAGCCAACATCACTAAGGAAACGGCCATCCAAGACTTATTGGCCCATGAAAATGTCGATCCAAAAGACACCTTCGCATTCGGTGACGCTAAAATTGATATCCCTATGTTTAACATCTGTGAAACGGGTGTTGCTATGGGGAATGGTGGCGGTGAAATCAAGGCTGCTGCGGACTACATCACAGATGCCGCTGAAGATAACGGCTTATACAATGCCTTCAAACATTTCGGTTTGATTTGA
- a CDS encoding aldo/keto reductase codes for MDYVQLGNSNLSVSRICLGCMGFGDPNKGGHAWTLDQEATTAIISHALDQGINFFDTAIAYQGGTSEQYVGKALSQLAKRGDVVIATKFLPRTEEERQNKVSARDHIEGSLNASLNNLGMDYVDLYIYHMWDYHTPMEDIMEALDSLVKAGKTRYIGISNAYAYQIATANAYARAHKLTEFVSIQGHYNLIFREEEREMNRFANENNIALTPYSALASGRLSRLAGDNSSQRMNLDNFAKSKYQDTAVQDQEIIQRVHEIAEKYQVTMTEVSLAWLLTKATAPVVGATKVHHIDGAVAAVNLKLTAEDIHYLEELYSPHPLVGVMANNN; via the coding sequence ATGGACTATGTACAATTAGGTAATTCAAACTTGTCTGTTTCCCGTATTTGCCTTGGCTGTATGGGCTTTGGTGACCCAAACAAAGGCGGACACGCTTGGACTTTAGACCAAGAAGCCACGACCGCGATTATCAGTCATGCCTTAGACCAAGGCATTAACTTTTTCGATACGGCCATCGCCTACCAAGGCGGGACTAGTGAACAGTACGTTGGTAAGGCCCTCAGTCAATTAGCCAAGCGAGGCGATGTGGTCATTGCCACAAAATTCCTCCCCCGGACAGAAGAAGAGCGCCAAAATAAGGTTTCAGCCCGAGACCATATCGAAGGGTCACTCAATGCCAGTTTAAATAACCTTGGCATGGATTACGTCGACCTCTATATTTACCACATGTGGGACTACCACACCCCCATGGAAGACATTATGGAGGCCTTAGACAGCTTGGTTAAGGCTGGCAAAACCAGATATATCGGTATTTCTAACGCCTATGCCTACCAGATTGCCACCGCTAACGCCTACGCCCGTGCGCATAAACTGACCGAATTTGTGTCTATCCAAGGCCATTACAATTTGATTTTCAGAGAAGAAGAACGGGAAATGAACCGGTTCGCAAATGAAAATAATATTGCACTCACACCCTACTCTGCCCTTGCTTCTGGCCGTCTATCAAGACTAGCAGGGGACAATAGTAGCCAGCGAATGAACCTGGACAACTTCGCTAAAAGTAAGTACCAAGATACTGCTGTTCAAGATCAGGAGATTATCCAACGCGTCCATGAAATCGCGGAAAAATACCAGGTCACTATGACCGAAGTATCCCTTGCCTGGCTATTGACCAAGGCCACTGCCCCTGTTGTTGGGGCAACCAAAGTCCACCATATTGATGGTGCCGTAGCTGCTGTCAACTTAAAGTTGACAGCTGAAGACATTCACTATTTAGAAGAATTGTATTCACCCCATCCACTAGTTGGTGTGATGGCTAACAACAATTAA